In Gambusia affinis linkage group LG20, SWU_Gaff_1.0, whole genome shotgun sequence, the genomic window aatcattttaatgaacTTGATTAATCTACTAGTCTAAACAACAAACTTTCTAATTATCTGATTAATCCAAGcacacttttcatttatttaacctAAGTGGCAAATCACTCAAATAATTTATAGTTTCAAATGCCAGATTTCATgcatgttacagaaaaaaaaactaagccATGGGAGTATGAAGCAGCCTGGAGATATAAAATGTCAACTCAtatgtattaatttttttattaattatgttgATTAGTTGTgagtttgtctcattttaatgtTGTTCATTTATATATTAATGTGATATACACAGCTTATCACCAGCAGAAACAAAGCTGATGTAGTTGGTGCATGTGAAGAAGCATCTACATGCTTCTTCACATGCACAAGGCAACGTGGAGAAAACAATTGTTGTTGTTCAGAAGgttgaaaaagtcaaatatattCGGAAGAAAACAATCCATCATCATATAATATTGTGTTGATAAGTCGCGTTTGTccttttgcaaatatttcaatttctttGCTGCAAAAGGGGCCCACAGATGTTTAGCGTTTGTGGTTTTATCAGGCATTTGACCATAATCagttttttgaagtttttctgtAAACCCGCTGAAACGTCTCTGCAGGATCCAGGTGAACGACCTGATAGTGGAGGTAGACGGGACCAGCTTGGTGGGCGTCACCCAAAGCTTTGCCGCCTCCGTACTCAGGAACACCTCAGGAACTGTCAAGTAAGAGGCGTTTTAGTAACTTTACCTTAATCGGGCCTGTTGTGACCCAGTTGTCTGTCCAAGCTACAGTCATCAGGTTGGGGTTATGTGGCAGGATTAAATGGTCAGAGTTTATCACTGGGAGGATGCCGCTCTTGCGGCTTTTTGCGAGGCATTCTCTGCGACCGGGACGTTCTTTACAGCTTCACTCGACATCTAACATTCTTCTGTTAGCAGACGGTTTCATTTTGATATATTTACCCGCAGCCAGAACAGAAATGACTTCTCCCACATCCCGCCCATTCATTTAACCAGACTGGAGATTTATATTGCAACTCTGACAGAGTCATGATTATAGCCTTCTGGGTTTAAAGAGCTCCATTTTAGGGACAGCTTGAATAAAGCTCAAAGTCTCCAAGCTGCAGCTACAGAAAACACTCTCATCATCAGCAAATACAGTCTGGATCTTAAGTGTCAGGTTCAAATGCCAGGAGGCTATTTGCAGCTTTTTGCTCTTTGGAGTTCTGTGAGCACCTTTTGTTGTTTAGGCTCATTCATAattcaggagattttttttttttttgtgtccagTGCTGTTGGGATAACTGTTAGTGTAATGTGACTTATAAAGATCAGAGACCTCTACGGATCAGCTCATACATTATGGATCTGCTGCAGTGGCAGTGGAAGCTCAGGGTCtattcaggaagaaaaaaaaaaagaactgtcaGCGAGACTAATGGAGCGGGACAGGAAGCGTGTTTGTGAGCATTTAATTACCCGTAAACgctgcagaaaattaaaagacGACAGAGGCTGGCTCAACCGCCATCTGTTGCTTTGCGACGGGTTAATGTAGCCTCGGCTTTAATTTGACAGAGATTTGTGAACCTCAGGCATCTTATATCCTCTGTAAGGAGCTGAAAGACAGGCAGAGTTGAAGGTTTGGTCTTAGAAACTGCAGAGCGTTGCGCCAGAGAAAAGATCATTGTTTGGTAGTAAACAGGAAGGAAATGTCTGACTGCAATAGCATCTTACTGCACCAATTCAGGAAGCTATAGCAGTTTACCATATAAGGAAAGTgctattttagtctttaaagaGACCGTTCTAAACCTCCTTGTTGATAACAAAGAACAATTTCATATCATTATTAACTTCAAGGACAATTTTATGCAAAACTCTTGATCCACCTGtggtaaatgtgtgttttggatcatcTTCTCAAGTGTTCCTGATCAGTACTTATGCTGTCAAATTTATTATCAATGACTGTGCGATCACAGGTTTGTGATTGGGCGAGAGAAGCCGGGCGAGCAGAGCGAAGTGGCCCAGCTCATCCAGCAGACCCTGGAGCAGGAGCGCTGGCAGAGGGAAATGATGGAGCAACGGTACAACCAATACATGGATGAGCAAGAGGTTTGATACATCCACACACACGTACCTCTCAGTTTTTCCATAAATTCCAGAAATATTAGTCATCCCTTCACTTAAAGTTTGATAATCTGGCAAATTTGGCATAGAAGCATGAGAGAATCGGGTACAATTCTCTCATGTACTCAACTTTATTCCCATTTTCCTGCAGTTACGAGCTTCTAAAATGCTGCTGTCAGATGTTGCGTTTTGCTTAGAAATAATACATGAAGGAAAATGCCCCTGACTATTGAAGAACTTCTACATATATGGATCACATAATAGCCTTAATTTGACCCTTCATAGGCTGCCCAGAAACAAAATCCAACTTTGGATAGGATTATGAAATTCATCCATTAAGATCATCTAGGATATAACAAATGATTAAGCAGTAAGCTAAGCTCAGAAATAGAGCCAAATCAGGGATGACTCAGATTATTTTGTCCTCAAAGGctctttgtgattttaaaagtaGGTCTTTAAcgttctctgtttttttgttttttattgttttttgggtttttttatgaaaacaacatCTGTGGTTAATGGTCTTTGGCTTGCTTGTGGGACAGGACAGGGAGGATCTTTTAGGGCCGTGCTCACCGTCGGCATTAGTGATGGAGGACAGGGTGGTTCTTGAAAAGCAGAATGGTACATTTAGAAGGCAGGAAGGATTGTTGGGGTTGCACCCCATCTAGTGGACATCCACGGTCACTACATGGATATACAATTTTGTCTGAACATTGAACAAcagatttatatttcttttcttaggAATAACAATTTTCCACACTTTGACTGCAACTTAACTATAAAGTATGATTTAGCTTacaatgaaatggaaaataaggATTTCTCTACTTCCATTTTccagctgaaaataaacttCTCTGTGTCCCTCCAGGGTGGTGAATATGGCacagatgaggaagaggatgaggaggacgaGGCCAGCCCGCCGTATCCCAGCGCCATCGAGGTGTTCGACCTGGCGGAGAACGAGGACATGTCGCCTCTGGAGACGGACCCTGAGAAGCTCGCCCACAAATATAAAGAGGTGAGACATGAATACCTTGAAGTGGGACATTTCATCTGTAATTGCGGCTCACCTCCACGCTGGTGCGTGACAGTAACACGagtattaaaaattcatttcattttcttgctAAAGCTCCAGATAAAGCATGCTGTGACTCAGGCGGAGATCCAGCAGCTGAAGAGAAAGGTGAGACTGACGGTTAACACGACTTCACATTAAACCAGAGGAATTCTATGCAGAGCAGCATTTATAATGGTAAAAGCCTGGCTGGTTTTTTGAAATGGAGGCTATATTCGTCCCCGCAGCTGCACCACGCTGAGCAGGAGAAGCAGCGCTGGCGAATGGACAAGGCTCAGCTGGAGCAGACCCTGCAGGAGAACAAAGAGCGGATGGAGAAGCTGGAGGGCTACTGGATGGAGGCGCAGAGCCTGTGTCAGGCTGTGGATGAGCACCTGAAGGAGACGCAGGCCCAGTATCAGGCCCTGGAGCGCAAATATAGCAAAGCCAAGCGGCTGATCAAGGAGTATCAGCAGAAGTAAGACAGTGTGAACGCATGCACACACTTAAGTAGCATAAatactcacaaaaaaaaatgtaggaaaaaaaaatctaccctTTTACTTTGAGGCATTTTGTCATCTTAAATTGGCGTTTTTGGACTGGATTTTGTTTATTGTCTGAATTTTTGCAACATGATGCATCAGAGGCCTCGTGACTCAAATATTGAACTCTTATGCAGAAGCCAAAAAGCAATGAAATAGCTCTTTTTCACATTGCCGAATTGAAAGCTAACTTTagtacttttttgtttcttattttgtgggggaaaataaaaatcatcccCAGAAaggatgcttttttttccttgaaggtctattatttttatttttaaaaattgacaaattAGATATGTGGAtctgaaaaagaataaaaccaaaatattattGGAACTCTGTATAGGGTACAATATCGGAGGGCAATATTTGTGGCTCTActgatataatttttattttttttttatgagcgTTTTGTTCCCCACTGAATATATGCGTTCtaaaaaaagttgcatatttatttttaaaacatctgagtACAAGACTATGCTACTGCTTAATTATTTTAACCAAAGGTGTTTATGCCTGATCCTTTGCTCTGATTTCTCAAACAGGGAGATTGAGTACCTAAAGAAGGAGACCCAGCGTTGTGCGCAGGTTGGAGCCGAGGCGTCTCTTCTGAAGGAGGAGTCGGGACAACTTCAGGAACAGGTATGGGAGTAATGTTTAAGCTTTGTCAttaatgtaattacaaaatacaaacatgtaaaaagtccAAATTAATAGGAGAGGattctttttgcatttgttaGCTTCGTTTGCAAATCCACTGAGCTATTAAAacgcaaaaagaagaaactctGTTGTTCAAATTCTATGctctgaacagaaataaaaaacaatcacttGAAACAATGTCAGCACTGAACAGAAGTAATTTCAATGTCTCTTACCATTTGGTCAGATCAAGCTGATAAAtacatctgtttttgttaagACAGAAACTGTatctctgcagcagctgttctCTAAatgtctcttcttctcttttctaggtggctgacctggaggtcagggTGGAGGAGCTTAAATCTGAGCCCTTATaaaagccttttttcattcCATGTTAACCTGATGAACTGAACTGCAGGGTATCTTTGTCTCCTATCTTTGAGCCCGGTTGTACACCGAGTCCTCAGGCCTTGTGTTTCGGCCATTTAACCCTCTTAgccctattttattttttgttaccgTTCACTAAAACGACAAAACGCAACAAGCATAGACTCTGATGAGCTCTAAATGtaccttttcctttcttttttatttcagtatttgtttttccccttaatttgttgttttgcgACAGACCAAGCTGTTGCTTTTAattgccaaaaacaaaatccctttctttggtttttacctattttttctgacattttttttttctcagtttttgtaCAGATGTGatgctgtgtgtttttggtttggtttgtaaaaatttttaatGTGGATAACATTTAACATAATATAAACTGAGATTTGGAAGGTTGTTGTATATTTTCCGTGATAAAGATGTGGTACGCAGGAAGTAGTTTGCACCGAAGACGCCGCGGCGCGACACGCCGGTGGAACATCGAGAACGAGTGGGACATGATTTCTAAACCGTAGTAACAGTAACCTTCTTTTAGGTGTCTCGTCACCTAACCTTGCTGCCTACTTTCCAGaagtgtttgtgtattttctacACACTAAAACCCATCAACAAGCGATCATTCCTCCGGTTCCATCCCCTTGTGTCATTAGAAGAGGTACCACACGAAACAAACCTGCAACTTCTGTGCCACAAGTGACAACGGATCTGTTTTTTCCCTCCAGATGGATGTTGCTAAGGACTTGTGTAACTGGAATGACTGATACCTGAACCATTACCAGACtgggaaatttttttatttatttcttcgtCTTTTCCCAAAGTCGTTACCAGCAGCGAAGTTTTCGTCTCGAACCAGCAGCTGCACTTGACAACCACCGCGTGTAGCACATGGAAAAACACTGCCAGGTTTCTTACCTGTTTTTCGGTTCATGCACCGTTTGAAGCAGTCACCTGTCATTGCAGTATGTTTGTATAGTTTCAGGTCAGActtcaatattttcaaattgcGTAATATTTATAACgtagtcaagaaaaaaaaaaaaaatggacaaaagcaaagaaaaaggtATTCGAATAGACGAAGCTGTACTGTGTCATGTTAAAACCAAGTGGTAGATGAGGGTggttatgaaaacaaaacctagaaTTACttaattgaaaaaacaaaaaaaaaaaacaggcatgGTTATGActattttcataatattaagGCTTGTACAGTGCACACGCTTTGCATTGTATGTTTTGTGGAATAAATGGTCAACAGTGATGagcagctgtgtttttatttcaaaccagGGCAAATCTCAGTTtagtttcatttcctttttttgtccaaaaacacaagtgaatcttgttttaataaattatatacaATATTTAGAGTCAAATGCTGATAATTATTTTGTATTGAATGcaattcaaattctgtaaatttaaataaaaagaaaaaacaaacaaacattaggGAGACAAAAACCCCCGAACAGAAAGGTGCAATAACTTCGTGGTCCAGCTGTGAACTGATGCCGAATCAATCTTAGTCATGAGGTTttggggataaaaaaaaaaaatccccataaaTCAAACTGAATCTGTGGAACCTGAAATGGATATTGTGTGTCTCTGGAGGATTTTTGTGAcgcttatttattttcatcctttAGCTCAAGGGCGCTCAAGTCCAACCTGGAAGGCTACCATCCTttaacttttagatgcatcccttctccaacacacctgaatcaaatgacaGAATTACCTCAGAATCCCAGATTACTTGATTCGGATGGGTTGGAGAGCAATAAGAAAAAGAGCTTTGCACAAAGTGGTTGAACAAAACGGGAATTCCACTAACACATCGGCAACTTGGATTAAAACTGGTTTTggaactaaataaaaatgggCTAATATCAGAAATCTAGAATAACTTCCACAAAGTTATTCTTAAACTTGCTAAAGTAAAGTCAATTACTTTAATCTGTGgaaatctgaactcttttcacAGCAGCAACAGTCCTGACACTTGCCTACGTGTGCACCTTCTGATGGTGCCTCCTGAGATGATAGTTTCTGGAAAAGCTCTTCCCGCACTGGCTGCACTTGAACAGCCTCTGTCCCTGGTGAAGCAGCAGGTGAGCCTTGAGGCTCTGCAGGCGGCTGAAGCTCTTGCTGCACTCTGTGCACTCGTGCGGCCTCACGCCCGTGTGCTTCCGCTCGTGTCTCTTCAGGTCTCCCGACTGGCGGAAGCTCTCGCCGCAGTGGGTGCACAGGTAGGGCTTCTCGCCGGTGTGAGTCCGGAGGTGAACGTTCAGCTGGCCCACGTAGGAGAAGCTCTTGCTGCAGTAGGTGCAGCTGTAGGGCTTCTCGCCCGTGTGGATGCGCTGGTGCTGCTTCAGGCCGTAGTGGTTCGTGAAGCTCTTCCCGCAGTCGGTGCACAAATATAGAACCTTCAGCTGCCTGATGCACGTGTGGGACGCGAGCGCTTCTGCGTCCGCGCAGTTTGTCCCGCACTCCGAGCACGTGTACTCCCCCTCCGCTTCCTCCAGGTCCATCAGGCCTTCCGAGTAGTCCCTCGGATGGTGCCTCTTGATGTGTTTGATGAGGTAGCTCTTCATGGTGAAGGAGAAGTGGCAGAAGGAACAGGGGAACAGCTCGGAGGTGCAGTGGTACTTCTGACAAGACTTGTTTTTCTGATGCTGCCTCAGCTTCGCTGACGTAGAGAAGGCTTTATCACAGGAGTCGCAGTGGAAAGATTTCACCCTTCCGTGTGCCATCTGTTTGTGTCTTCTGAGCAAACTAGACTTCCAAAAGGCGGCGCTGCACTGCCCGCAGTTCAGCGGCTTCGAAGTGCACTTGTGTGCCTTGAGATCATCCGGGTTTCCGTACGTCTGCTTGCAGAGATTACAGCTAAACCACTTGTATTTCttgatttttgcatttctggCGGCTGAGGCCTCTTGCTGATTAGCTGCTTTGCGTTTAGGTGCTACAAGTTGAGTGATGGCAGAAACTTTAGATCTGGCTTTGAGGCGCTGCGGCCTCAGAGGGGCACTGTTTAGGGTGAGGTCTTTGGTTTCCACAGGAGGAGCCGAACTACTTCCCTGGTTTTCCGCCGCCGAGTCTTCTGAGTGCAGCTCGTTAATGTGCAGCTGCAGGTCGTCCACCGAAGAGAAAGCCACCAAACACTCACCACAGCTGAACGGCATGGTGGCTCCGTCCTCCGAATCCTCGTCCATTTTCTCTTTATGTTCATTCTTCTTCTGGTGACTCTGCAGATGCCTGGCCAGGTCGTTGTACTGGCCGAAGCACTTGAGGCACACAGAGCAGACGTAAGGGCGTAACTTCTCATGAACAGCTGCCTCGTGTTTCTTGAGGTGCGTTTCATTCGTGAAGCTCTTTCCACAAACTGAACAattcagctgctgtgtttctACGTAGACATCCACTTGGGCAACTTCAGTCGGGTTGCTTCTTTCTGTCTCCTCAGATGCGGCTGCTTCCGCCCGGTTGGAGAGTTCGGATCCGAGTGCAGAGCTCTCCGCTGTAGAGACCAGTTTGTCCGTAGCTGCGGCTTTTCCAAAATGAACACTCTGGTGTCTGACCAAACCCGATGCCTGACTGAAGCTCCTCCTGCAATGCGAGCAACAGTAAGGCCGCTTGTTGGAGTGGACGCACAGCTTGTGCCTCCTGAGGTGGGGGACTTGTTTAAAAACTTTCCCGCAATCATCACACGTTTTGGATTTAACGGGATCCACCAGCATCACCAGAGAGGCTGGAGGCTCGTCTCTGGAGCTGGGGTTTTCCTCGCCGGCTGCCTCATCTGCTTTGGGCTGCGAGTGAAAGTGCTCTATGTGTCGGAGGAGGAAGCTCTCTGTGGTGAATGAGAGAAGACAGTTGGAGCAGAGGAAAACTGGAGATGACACACTCTCACTGCTCTCTGCGATTTcggagaaaaacaggaaattaatgAGCAACTTAATCTGACAAGatctcaaacacattttttcggTAACAGATTCAGGAAGTGAAAGCTACCTGTTCTGCTCATCTTTAAAGACAACACGTCAGACCAATCTTTGCTGAGGTGGGCGCGCAGTTTACTGCTCGGCCACACTGTGAGCTCATCTCCGGTCTGGACGACGCGGCAGCAGTGGAACAGGATGCTGCTTTTGTACTGAACGGCCAGCAGGTTGGCCTCGTCCTTGCTGCGAGCAAAGTTGACATACctatgcaaaaacaaagaatacaACATGAAGCTGAGGCCAATAAACTAAAAAGTTGATTGTAAATTTTGACATTACAGCAATCAAATCTTTGTTATAATTGCTGGCCagctttttgaatgtttttgctgGCATTTTGAACCTTTATCTCCGATGATGAAATCCTAGTCTTTGAGGCTGGAAGGCCTCCTCAGTTACCATGACTTTTACCTcctttaacagattttcttttagattaCAGTCAGGCATCTGGCTAGTCTACTCCAAATCTGGACTATAAATTTCACTGAGACAAAATGTGTTGCTACAACTAGGATTattatcaaaattaataaaaaaattttttttaatctacccTGAGAAAAAGTCAGCATGtaaacctcaaaaaaaaaaaaaaaaaaaggttttacttcCTTACTGAATGCCAAAAACCCATGAAAGTTTCCCACACTTTCTGTCTTTTACACACTTCTGCAATTTGTTTCATACAAATTTAGTTGCCTAAGAAAATATTGTGACAAACTTTATGAGCTCtgataaagcaaaaacagaccAGCTAGGACTCGCCCTTGAAGCTGATATTTGGTACGACAGAGTTATTTACATTCTCTAACTAAACTTTATAGACGCCTCAAAAGAAACCTCAGATATTATTGTAGATCTGGAAACATTGACCAAAGTTCACCACTTAGAAACGGGAAAGTTTGTAAAATTTCTGCATGTGCTTACACAGATGACACACCCGCTGTCGTTAAGCACGATGACTCAAAAATGCCCCATCAATTTTACTCTAGTTCAGTAAACCTTCGCTGTGCTCAAACATTCAGAATTGAATACCTCATCCAATTTGAATAGGAGTCATTGGTCCCATCTACGTACTCATACTGATCTTCTCCTttgtaaatctgaaaaaaaaaaaaaaaaatgtaaatgaaatattATAAACATGATGACACACACATGGACTTTAAATTTGCTGTTTGGATTCAGGACtactaaaatgattttaaactttcacattttgtcacattacaaccattATACATCAATATATTTTAGTAGAGTCTTATGTACAAGGttgctgtcctgctggaaggtgaaaggTCACCCCATGCTTAAGTCTTTTGCAGATAAGAACAGGTTTTCTTCAAGGCATTGAGCTCCTTTCTTCTCCCTGTAAACCAGCTCCTTCAACTCTTTGAAACACAGAATGACGCTTCCACCACACGTTGGGTCGCTCGTCCATAAAGACAGCTACAGTGAAGCGTATGACTAATGGTTGTCCTATCAAAACAAATGCACGCTTTTCTtgttgaaatatatatatatttttcttctctttttatcaACTTATTTCATTATCATTTTTTGTACAGAACTTTGACGCTGTttttaacctgtttttaaagtactatgtaaataaatttgactttgacatttcatttgtaaataaaataaaactgtgtgaaTGATTTTTCTTACTACAGAGTTGGGGCTGCAGGTTTGTTTGCAAGGGATCATCACTTACCTCCCAAGAAAAGTCACTAGTTATagcattttctttcactgtcACTTCCCCCTCGTAAGGTCCAAAATGCATTCCTGGAGTCAGTGCTGGACCTTGATTTATTACACCTATTCCTGCACTGGGAATACTGGATCTACCTATCATTAGGCCAAAGGGTAAAGTGAGAAGAGCTCGCTGTGGGACACCCACGGTCGTTGGAAAGTCCAGAATAAACGATGGACCATTAATGTCATCAGGATTACTCTGATCTTGAAAAAGAGGCAGACACTCCTCACAACCtggaaatgtaaaagaaaaatagaatattAAAGTCAATGTACTTGTGTGGCAGAAGtagtttaaaaggaaaatattttaagaaattccaaaattgtaacaaaatattttctgtattacTCATAAAAGGATTcataatttgcacaaaaataactCTACCAAAGATCATTTCTGCATGCAAATAAAGTATGTTATTATCAAAACGTTGTTTGGCTACAGGTTGCCTTTGCTAAGCTACCATGAACACTGACACCAGCTTGTTCAACACAATGTTCTACCAGTTTAACCGGAAACTCTtcattgtaaaaacaaaggaCAACGAAATAAACTTACAGAAGCCATCTTGGCCCTCAGTGCTTTCTTCCTGTCCCACAGTGCTCAGCAGTTTCTGGAGTGACGTTTCAGTTGACTCTAAATCAATCACCACTTTAGGCACAAACAGATGCAAATGTTAGGAACTTTAAGAgctaaacttttatttcttaaaaagcttaaaaatatgGTTATCACACGTTACCTGCCGGGGTGCTGTTCTTCAGAGAGAGGCCTTCCTCAGTTTCAACAACCTCCTCGGTTGTCTCAACCCACTCCACTTCACCATTCTTGTTCGACATGAGTGAAACCTCTGCAGGAAGGGAAAGAAAGTTAGTAAAACCTTTGATGGTGTCACTTTTATTAGTATGAGATCTACGGATATCCTGCAAACTCATCACATATCTCGTATGCATTTTTCAATACTGGTCCACTTTGGTGTATAAATACACAAGCCTCACTGTGAACTTCTCTGGAGACTGCAaatgtttcaacttttaaaGAACCTTCAAAGACCATACTGTCTAAGAGCTCTCTGAGGATTTGTCTGAACATTGACAGTGCAAGCTTCCAGGAACTGTCATGAAATGGTCCCCAAAAGCTCCATGAAAGTTAACAACTTTTGTAATTAACCTGGAGAAGGTTCTCTAAAAATTAGAACACCGGTATGCTTTCAATAAGGTGAAGACACACAGAATGTCCCATATGACCGCAAAAGCTTTGGAAAATTTCCAGGAGTTTTGAAATTCTCTAACATTTTGGGAACATTTACAAACAGTTCT contains:
- the prdm9 gene encoding histone-lysine N-methyltransferase PRDM9 isoform X2; translated protein: MSNKNGEVEWVETTEEVVETEEGLSLKNSTPAVVIDLESTETSLQKLLSTVGQEESTEGQDGFCCEECLPLFQDQSNPDDINGPSFILDFPTTVGVPQRALLTLPFGLMIGRSSIPSAGIGVINQGPALTPGMHFGPYEGEVTVKENAITSDFSWEIYKGEDQYEYVDGTNDSYSNWMRYVNFARSKDEANLLAVQYKSSILFHCCRVVQTGDELTVWPSSKLRAHLSKDWSDVLSLKMSRTESSESVSSPVFLCSNCLLSFTTESFLLRHIEHFHSQPKADEAAGEENPSSRDEPPASLVMLVDPVKSKTCDDCGKVFKQVPHLRRHKLCVHSNKRPYCCSHCRRSFSQASGLVRHQSVHFGKAAATDKLVSTAESSALGSELSNRAEAAASEETERSNPTEVAQVDVYVETQQLNCSVCGKSFTNETHLKKHEAAVHEKLRPYVCSVCLKCFGQYNDLARHLQSHQKKNEHKEKMDEDSEDGATMPFSCGECLVAFSSVDDLQLHINELHSEDSAAENQGSSSAPPVETKDLTLNSAPLRPQRLKARSKVSAITQLVAPKRKAANQQEASAARNAKIKKYKWFSCNLCKQTYGNPDDLKAHKCTSKPLNCGQCSAAFWKSSLLRRHKQMAHGRVKSFHCDSCDKAFSTSAKLRQHQKNKSCQKYHCTSELFPCSFCHFSFTMKSYLIKHIKRHHPRDYSEGLMDLEEAEGEYTCSECGTNCADAEALASHTCIRQLKVLYLCTDCGKSFTNHYGLKQHQRIHTGEKPYSCTYCSKSFSYVGQLNVHLRTHTGEKPYLCTHCGESFRQSGDLKRHERKHTGVRPHECTECSKSFSRLQSLKAHLLLHQGQRLFKCSQCGKSFSRNYHLRRHHQKVHT
- the prdm9 gene encoding histone-lysine N-methyltransferase PRDM9 isoform X1 translates to MFRQILRELLDSMVFEGSLKVETFAVSREVHKVSLMSNKNGEVEWVETTEEVVETEEGLSLKNSTPAVVIDLESTETSLQKLLSTVGQEESTEGQDGFCCEECLPLFQDQSNPDDINGPSFILDFPTTVGVPQRALLTLPFGLMIGRSSIPSAGIGVINQGPALTPGMHFGPYEGEVTVKENAITSDFSWEIYKGEDQYEYVDGTNDSYSNWMRYVNFARSKDEANLLAVQYKSSILFHCCRVVQTGDELTVWPSSKLRAHLSKDWSDVLSLKMSRTESSESVSSPVFLCSNCLLSFTTESFLLRHIEHFHSQPKADEAAGEENPSSRDEPPASLVMLVDPVKSKTCDDCGKVFKQVPHLRRHKLCVHSNKRPYCCSHCRRSFSQASGLVRHQSVHFGKAAATDKLVSTAESSALGSELSNRAEAAASEETERSNPTEVAQVDVYVETQQLNCSVCGKSFTNETHLKKHEAAVHEKLRPYVCSVCLKCFGQYNDLARHLQSHQKKNEHKEKMDEDSEDGATMPFSCGECLVAFSSVDDLQLHINELHSEDSAAENQGSSSAPPVETKDLTLNSAPLRPQRLKARSKVSAITQLVAPKRKAANQQEASAARNAKIKKYKWFSCNLCKQTYGNPDDLKAHKCTSKPLNCGQCSAAFWKSSLLRRHKQMAHGRVKSFHCDSCDKAFSTSAKLRQHQKNKSCQKYHCTSELFPCSFCHFSFTMKSYLIKHIKRHHPRDYSEGLMDLEEAEGEYTCSECGTNCADAEALASHTCIRQLKVLYLCTDCGKSFTNHYGLKQHQRIHTGEKPYSCTYCSKSFSYVGQLNVHLRTHTGEKPYLCTHCGESFRQSGDLKRHERKHTGVRPHECTECSKSFSRLQSLKAHLLLHQGQRLFKCSQCGKSFSRNYHLRRHHQKVHT